A window of Hevea brasiliensis isolate MT/VB/25A 57/8 chromosome 14, ASM3005281v1, whole genome shotgun sequence contains these coding sequences:
- the LOC110643700 gene encoding zinc finger A20 and AN1 domain-containing stress-associated protein 5: MAQKTEKEETEFKVPETLALCVNNCGFTGNPATNNMCQKCFNATTSTSNSTTAAPATTASSALGVSSGSEISSKSPRSSTSRSPVRDPLSETSQKAETSIDREKSDVALAKREVNRCSCSGCRKKVGLTGFRCRCGELFCWEHRYSDRHDCSYDYKAAGREAIARENPVVKAAKIVRV; the protein is encoded by the coding sequence ATGGCTCAAAAGACGGAGAAGGAAGAGACTGAATTCAAGGTGCCAGAAACTCTTGCCTTGTGTGTTAATAATTGTGGATTTACTGGTAATCCTGCCACTAATAATATGTGTCAGAAATGTTTTAACGCTACCACTAGCACCTCTAATTCCACGACGGCGGCACCTGCAACTACAGCATCATCAGCCCTTGGTGTCTCATCCGGGAGCGAGATCTCGAGTAAATCACCTAGATCTAGCACATCTCGATCTCCTGTGAGAGATCCGCTTTCGGAGACGAGTCAAAAGGCGGAGACATCGATAGATCGGGAAAAATCCGACGTAGCGCTGGCTAAGAGGGAGGTGAATCGGTGCTCGTGCTCAGGATGCAGGAAGAAGGTTGGGTTGACCGGATTTAGATGCCGTTGTGGAGAGCTGTTCTGCTGGGAACACCGGTATTCTGATCGACACGATTGCAGCTACGACTACAAAGCCGCCGGCCGGGAGGCGATCGCTAGAGAAAACCCCGTGGTCAAGGCGGCGAAGATCGTTAGAGTttga
- the LOC131173130 gene encoding zinc finger A20 and AN1 domain-containing stress-associated protein 8-like, producing the protein MEHNETGCQVPPGAPKLCVNGCGFFGSAATMNMCSKCHKDFILKQEHAKLASSYPRFAENGSSSNTTVGAMDLQPSSAETPVTSRLSSSNSALNTDGDTMVKTGPNRCSTCRKRVGLTGFNCRCGNIFCSIHRYSDKHGCTYDYQTASRDAIAKANPIVKAEKLDKI; encoded by the coding sequence ATGGAGCACAATGAGACAGGATGCCAAGTTCCTCCTGGGGCTCCCAAGCTTTGTGTCAATGGTTGTGGATTCTTTGGTAGTGCAGCAACAATGAACATGTGTTCTAAGTGCCACAAAGACTTCATACTGAAGCAAGAACACGCTAAACTTGCTTCATCATACCCTAGGTTTGCTGAGAATGGAAGCTCTAGCAACACGACTGTTGGTGCAATGGATCTGCAACCTAGTTCAGCAGAGACTCCGGTCACCTCTAGACTGTCATCCTCGAACTCAGCTCTGAATACTGATGGTGATACAATGgtgaaaacaggtccaaataGGTGCAGCACTTGCAGGAAACGTGTTGGTTTAACTGGCTTCAATTGTCGATGTGGAAATATTTTCTGTTCAATTCATCGCTACTCAGACAAGCATGGTTGCACCTATGATTATCAAACTGCTTCTCGAGATGCTATTGCCAAGGCCAACCCCATTGTCAAGGCTGAAAAGCTCGATAAAATCTGA
- the LOC131172661 gene encoding uncharacterized protein LOC131172661 has product MGSVDRLEDRTFKVNFTGDGADKLRESVKDKLKEFMGDYTDDTLVEYVIVLLRNGRRKEEARHELHVFLGDDSDSFVSWLWDHLASNLDLYVQPQETYVSDVVQTKPTLGDHAGSDESHHIDSESGKGKSDNLSVSRHKREWKGLMRDATEPPPLRSSEVDIGHLDERSHHKSSHARRSPSPCPPQQKKRSRQDERQHMKVYFLFLSVFH; this is encoded by the exons ATGGGGAGCGTGGATCGACTTGAGGATCGGACGTTTAAGGTTAATTTCACCGGAGATGGAGCGGATAAGTTGAGAGAGAGCGTTAAGGATAAGCTCAAGGAGTTCATGGGCGATTATACTGACGATACGCTTGTG GAATACGTGATTGTCTTACTGAGAAATGGCAGGCGTAAAGAAGAAGCTAGGCATGAATTGCATGTTTTTCTGGGGGATGATAGTGATTCTTTTGTATCTTG GTTGTGGGATCACCTGGCTTCAAATTTGGACTTATATGTACAGCCTCAGGAGACTTATGTAAGTGATGTAGTCCAAACAAAACCCACACTGGGAGACCATGCTGGGAGCGATGAATCTCATCATATTGATTCCGAATCTGGGAAAGGGAAGTCTGATAACTTATCCGTAAGTCGACACAAAAGAGAATGGAAAGGCTTAATGAGGGATGCAACTGAACCACCTCCTCTTCGAAGCTCTGAGGTTGATATTGGACATTTGGATGAAAGAAGTCATCACAAATCAAGTCATGCAAGAAGATCTCCATCTCCTTGCCCTCCACAACAGAAGAAGAGGAGTCGGCAGGATGAGCGACAGCATATGAAGGTTTATTTTCTTTTCCTCTCCGTGTTTCACTAA